One Archocentrus centrarchus isolate MPI-CPG fArcCen1 unplaced genomic scaffold, fArcCen1 scaffold_126_ctg1, whole genome shotgun sequence DNA segment encodes these proteins:
- the LOC115775425 gene encoding transmembrane 9 superfamily member 2-like → MPVTWCYDVEDGQKFCNPGFPIGCFVTEVGQPKDACVVNSNFNKRNSFYIFNHVDITIYYHIVEHEQLGARLVAAKIEPKSYEHPNDQSPDCSGGPKFLKNKLTGMFKITYTYSVNFVEDKTIRWASRWDYILESMPHTNIQWFSIMNSLVIVLFLSGMVAMIMLRTLHKDIARYNQMDSVEDAQEEFGWKLVHGDVFRPPRKGMLLSVFLGSGTQIFIMTFVTLCMSLLLHLLKDVLALDDLPLVDRAHRALRRRPDDTGPPRALVKICIFPDFTPDVARRRAAFNGVRALLRDKPGVRYGLLYPAKLRVTFRGTESMFTDAKEAQRFAEQHFGTGGDDAGVPAADT, encoded by the exons ATGCCGGTCACCTGGTGTTATGATGTTGAAGATGGACAGAAGTTCTGTAATCCTGGGTTCCCAATAGGCTGTTTTGTTACAGAAGTTGGTCAGCCTAAAGACGCATGTGTGGTCAAT TCTAACTTTAATAAAAGGAATTCTTTTTACATCTTTAACCACGTGGACATCACCATCTATTACCATATTGTGGAGCATGAGCAACTCGGGGCACGATTGGTTGCTGCCAAGATTGAACCCAAAAG CTATGAACACCCTAACGATCAAAGCCCTGATTGCTCTGGGGGCCCAAagttcctgaaaaacaaactcacaGGGATGTTCAAGATCACTTACACCTACTCTGTTAACTTTGTG GAAGACAAGACTATTCGCTGGGCATCTCGATGGGACTACATCCTGGAGTCAATGCCTCACACTAACATCCAGTGGTTCAG CATAATGAACTCCTTGGTTATTGTGTTGTTCCTGTCTGGAATGGTGGCCATGATCATGTTGAGGACTCTCCATAAAGATATCGCCAGATATAATCAGATGGACTCTGTG GAAGATGCTCAGGAGGAGTTTGGGTGGAAGCTAGTTCATGGAGATGTTTTTCGACCTCCCAGGAAGGGGATGCTGCTATCAGTTTTCCTCGGCTCTGGAACCCAGATCTTCATTATGACCTTTGTCACACTTTGTATGTCTTTGCtactccat ctcctgaAGGACGTGCTGGCTTTGGATGACTTACCGCTGGTGGACCGCGCTCATAGAGCTCTACGAAGGCGCCCAGACGACACAGGACCTCCTCGGGCGTTGGTG AAGATCTGCATCTTTCCCGACTTCACCCCCGATGTGGCGAGACGCAGAGCTGCTTTTAACGGTGTTAGAGCACTTCTTCGGGACAAGCCAGGAGTGCGGTATGGACTTTTATATCCCGCAAAGCTGAGAGTGACTTTCAGAGGAACAGAATCAATGTTCACGGATGCGAAAGAAGCCCAGAGGTTCGCGGAGCAACACTTCGGCACGGGTGGAGATGATGCAGGCGTCCCCGCGGCGGACACCTGA